The following is a genomic window from Anopheles aquasalis chromosome 3, idAnoAquaMG_Q_19, whole genome shotgun sequence.
ACCGCCGGGTTCGCGGGGGGCGCATTATGTGCGCCCGTTATACCGCGTTATTATACCGCGCGCGCGTGGTATAATTAAGAAATTTCTTCTCTAATTATGTCGGCGTTGGTAGAATGATCGAAGCTGTGGGAGCTGCGTGAACGTCGGCCACGCTCCCGATGCTGCCAATATTGGGCGTTGAGTCATTAGTTAGTTATCAACCGGGACTGAATTGGCCGGTGCCCGGGCCGGTGAAGGTGATTGAATTATTTGCCAGATCAATTAGTCGCGCGCAGCAGTCCAGTTACGCAACTGCAGCGAAGAAATGGTTCAATTCTTCGGACGTTTTACAGTTTTATTCTTTGCATTTTTACAAATTCATCAAATGCAGAGCGAGATGTCACGACGTCCGGGATCTGgatcgtgcgatcgagcgagttcTCACTCGTTTGATGTTCCGAAAATATTCCCACGCAGCCGGTGACGTAAGAGTGCCGGCTTTCCCGCAGCTATCCGtaggacacagacacacacaagctTCTCAAGCTGCCTACCGAATCCGGGGGCCCACTTGTTTGCAGCCCTGTTTTGCTCCCACGCGTAGAATCCTTTTATGGACGATCAAACGTGGACGTGAACCTCCGGCACCTCATAATTCTTGGCCCTTGGACGCCGTGTAGACGTGGCAGTCAGCGTCCAAACTGGGAACAAATTATGCGCAGCACTCTCACTTGATCTACTTGAGCGTCGAACAGTGGCACCCGGTGTATTTCCCGTTTCcgatctgatcgatcgatcgatgccgttTGTCCAACTGATCTGGTCCGGTGATCCAGTATGGTAATGAGTCGAGTGCAGCGCTTTGCAAGCAGTAAACAGAACCACAGAAGGCGTTCCAATTATTGAACAGCCCCTAAAGTCCTATCTTTAGCCAGCCTGTACCATTTCAAGCTAGAGTAGATCGTATCGTTTAGCAGTCAGCCTACCACCGCACCGGGCCGGTCCACCTACGAACAGGAATGTAACGTAATGCCGTAACGCTGGAGTGGCGGCCGCTTGTGGTTTCGTGCTCGCGCGAGGGATACCCGAGGGCACCGGTGCGTAAAATTTGGcacaaacaccaaaccaacTCCAATCCTTCTTCTGCGAAATGGCTAATTGCTCGCAAATCGCACATATCACGCTGTTGCACCATTTTTTCGGgcatcacgctgctgctgctgctgatcgcccTCCACCCTGCTATGCGCTACTTCTAATTGCTGCGGCGCACTTGCCGAAGCTGACGCGTAATGCCTCAGCCGCTGCCCCAAAtgctgatgcagatgatgatgatgatgatgaagggcgGAAGGGAGGGGGTTCGGGCACTCGTTTTGTATGACATAaacacggtggcggtgcaacAACTATAAGGGTGGCGCTGTGACAATATGTGATTGGCGTAGTGGCGCATGCAGAACATAATCGCGTGGCCACCGCAGCCGCAAGAAAGCTAATTATGATCATCGAGcccgcgtggcgtggcgccaTATCTATGTCACGATAAACGATCCACTGTCCCCTGTGCTGCTCCTTGGAGGACCAGGGTTGTGGTGATCGAGCTCGCGTGGCGCGTTCGATCGATTAGATCATAAGCGGAGACGCGGGAGCAAAATTATCAATCTACCAAACAGGCCACCATAAAGAACACAGCAAGGGTATGTTAAATAATCACCACTGGTACCAGGGGAACGGGAACGTTAAAAAGCAATGCCGCCGAGGGGAAACTCTCCGCTGTGTGCGCCACTGACTTTGAGTAAACTTCGCGCAAATCCTGCGCCAAGGTTCCAAAACGtcatttatctttcttttCGCGTTTAATTGCTTCCAGTCGCACGTACGCGGTGCACGCGAGATTAAGactggccggttggccggctggctgactggccgaTGTTGGTATTTCAATCAGCAGCGTCGCCGTCACCAGCGACCATCACCTGAATCTCGCTCCGCGGTTCCGCTTAATTGCAAAAAATGGCTTCTTCCGTCAGGGACCGGAAGGAAGAGGGGAGTGCAGTGGGTACGGCGGGCAGTTGGGGCATAAATCTTCGGAGCAGATCATCACACCGATATCGACGGTTCCCTATCAATTAGTAGCCCTCCCTGGGCCAGCCTCCGGTTGACCATCGCGATACGGTGGTAGCATCATCGCACCTCGGTTGCTTCTCCACCATAattcgtggtcgtcgtcgtcattggcgtcgcgtcgtggtggtggtggtggtggtggtaatccAAACTGCACCCAGACGGCCTTGGGACGGACGACGCGAGTAAGATTTGCGCAACGAGCCGCACCCGGAGCACCCGGATCGATGCGcgccataaatcataaacGGTACCCGCCGGTGCCGATTTGAAGATGCACTTGATGCTGCTTCGATACCGGGAAGTGTCCGGTTTCCTGCTTCACCGTCGAAGGCGCACGATCAATCATCGAAGTCGCGGCAGATTAAATCATTATGTttagccaccgccaccacgagCTGATCACGAGCCGCTCGGGGAAGAGATGCAGTCGGCGTGCGGCCGCTACAACGCTACAAAAGCAAGTTCCCAGGCGCTATACTCCCAATTTGTCGCTGATTGGGCGTCTAAATCAAGGTCCAGCGaccacaatcaatcaattaaacATGCACAATTTGCCATAAAGCGCGTATCAGATCGCGATCGAAACACATGAGGCCGGGCACCTTCCCCGGCGGGGGGTGCCCCGGAACCGCCCATGTCACCGCCTGATGGCCTAGTTGACTGTAAAAGGCTTGCAACTCATGCCGCTATGTCAGCTTGAGGATCTTATGCGATCACTATACGTAGCGTGTGTGGCACAGGAATCATCGAATGCCTAGAGCACTCTACCGAGGGACATAGCTGGGTATGTCCCAGGCACTTCCCCTGCAAAAATCCGACCCGACCTTTGTGACCCTGAATGTTTCGCCAAGAAGGAAACGCGACTGCGACGATGACGTTGGTCCGGCGACCGGCGCCGTCGTCCATACCCTTCGATGAGtcgagacgatgacgatggaaggTCACCATCGGTGGGGTCGATCGAGAGATggtggcaggaaggaaggaatgaatGGTTTTGGTCGTTTCTGAGGAGTGTACGCACGCCCTCAGGGGCGTGTGGGTCGATTCGTTAATTTGTTCtaaattgaaaacatattaTGTCACGGGCAATAATTGGAGTCTGGCCAGTTTTTGGTCCGACGAATCTGCGGTGGTAATTGGAGCGGTGGATCGGGAGAGGGCACGCAATGGTTCGCTTGGCATGGGGCCTTCGCGCGAGCACCTTCGCGTATTGATCTATGATTAATGATTGCCGGGCGCGCGACAGCTCGCGATGGCGACTGGCATTCGAGGGTTGTTGCTGGCGTCATGGTCCACACGGTGCATTGGTGAGCTGGCGATGGCCGAAAACCCAAAGAGATCCTTAGTCCTTGGACGAGAGCGCGTCGCGTGCTTGCGTGAGTGAGGGGGCAGTGGGCAGGGGCTGGCATTGGGGAAGGCTTTTTGGCGCGTCGCGCTGCGCCGTATACGCTACGCCGGTAGATCCCGGTCACATGTGGTACCGAGGACTGTGGGTGAGACCTTTAAACTTGAACTTCAAACTGCCAACTGCTTGTGTTGTGTCGCCGGACATACGTGCGACCAGGCGCTCAGGTGCTTGGACGGAGCTGAGTCCTCACCGCCCCTCCCCCGGGTTTGAGACAAGTGTCCACTTTTGTTCGCGATCAGGAGTTTGGACGAAAGGGTGGCCACTTTCGGTGCtcgtggcgacggtggtggtggtcgctatTGAACAGACCTTGGCAACGGAAACGATTAGGCAGCCATTGAGACAGGCAGGCGTCGCTAACTAAccgcgaatggaatggagaaacGGACaaatggcgtggcgtggagtggcgtggtgtggcgcacACGTTTAGTAGTGTGTTAATGGTGAGAggaagagcaggaggaggaggaggcgattgcctgctgtttctgtttggtcagatgttgtcgtcgtcgccgcatGCATTGGCGAACAGGCGATAGCTAGAGACAAGCCACACAGATTCCGGGGCGATGGtgttgatttcgattcgattcgcttgCCATATGGAAGGAAGGTTTGTGTGGCACTGGCGAGTCTTCCGGGGCCGTAAGCATTTCGGAGCATCCTTGACCGTGGCCCACCCTGCTTGCGTGACGCTATTTCAGGCCGTGATTTTGGGCTGGATGTGTGTCAAGTGAAGGTAGTTGGGAGTGCGCCATGGTTGCTTCCTTACATGGGAGCAATTGGACCAGGTGACAAGTGAGAGATCGTGCATCTCTTCAGGCCGGGCATTACCATTACCGGATGCCTATGAAAGGGACCGTGATTGTCCTTATGCAATACACTCAACTCATGCCTAGCAACGAGGCGCATGCTTGGATACGGTGCCGAATTTTTGTACTTCTGGGCATTCTTCCCGGATCACAGTACACATCGCTTATTTCATTCTCAGTTTCCAACTCATTCGAACCACATTCGATCGTGATGTCTGCGTCCTCCGGCAGTTTGATTCGTCCCGGACTAACAACCCCCGTGGCCAGCCAACTGGCGGAGATAAAGCTAAGGCTGCGGAAGAAGGTACCGCTGCTCGCCGGAAAGGACGTTCGCCGGGAGCGTATCCCTTACTACGAAGCCATCTCGAGCGAGCTGTACGAACGGGGCTACACCGATGGGGCCTTCCTGGTGCtggatttgattgaatttgagGACCGCAATGTGTGGCCAACTTCGGAGCCGGCGGTTGAGCGACGGAGACTGCGCAATTCACGTAAGCTGCTCGACTACCTTCTGTCCTCGTTGGCCCGTGCACAGCAGTACAAGTCCGAGGGGCAGTACGAGCGTGAAACGGAAGAATTGTACGGGGTGGCCCGGAAGTTCGAACGGGACGCAGAGAAGCGCTGGCTAGCCCGACAATTCTACCTGATTGCCCTAGAGCGATCCGGTGACGTTCCTTCTCCCGTTCGTCCGAAGCTGCAAGCCAAGCTCCGGTACTACTATGCCAAGCTTTTGCTGCAGCTGAAGAAGGCAGTGCAAGCGATGCAGCAACTGGAAGATGCCGAAAAGGCTCTCACGTTGGCCCATTCGAAGGGTTACCCCGTTCGCCAGACGCTGCAAGAGAATCGGGCCGAACGGCTGGAAGTTGCCATCAATACGGTGCTGTTCGAGGTTCAGCGGCAGATGGCCAAAGACTGTCGACGGTCGCCGTTGTGGATGCAGGGCCAGTACGTCCGCGGTGCCCATCAGGCTGCCTTGAAGAGTAAGTCCTTCGAAGAGCTGTCGCGATATCGGGAAACGGTTTTGAATTATCTTGCTTGCTCTTTTCGATTCCAGCACAAAAGGCATCCCTCATGGCCGAATCGTTCATTGAGTACGGGGATTTTTTGGCCACTGAAGCCCATGACTATCCGGGGGCACTGACGCTGTACAAAACGGCGACACAGCAGGCCGAGCTGGATGGTAGCAAGCCGGATCTGCTCTGTAAGGCGCGCATTGCTCTAGCGTTCACTTATCATCGGTGAGTAAAACTTCCCGCAAGACAAaatctaccaccagcaccactcacCAAGGTCCGCACTTCTTCTCTAGCCTCCGGGATCCGGCAAAGTGTGAGGAACTGTTACAGCTCGTCGATCGTCTCACCCTATCCGAGCCGTTGACACTCTGCCGGGCATCCTATCTGTTCACTGCCGCCAGCATCGAGCTGGAGGAGCAAGCCAAGCCGGAGGAGGAAGCACCAGAGCGGACCAAGTTGGCGGCCAGCAAGCAAGGCCCGTTGGCGAAGCTTCACCAGTCCGCCAACATCTACCGGCACTTTCGGCAGCAAGATAAGATGATGGAAGCCGTCTGCCTGGAGGGACTTACCCGTGCGGCCCCCCCGTTCGGAGCGTTCGTCAAGCTGATGTCGACGGCCATTAGCACTTCCGACGCAGCACTCTACCGGATGATCGATTGGTTTGACGAAGCGCGTCCACCAACACCTTCACCGGCCGGTGGACAATGAT
Proteins encoded in this region:
- the LOC126574059 gene encoding uncharacterized protein LOC126574059, translating into MSASSGSLIRPGLTTPVASQLAEIKLRLRKKVPLLAGKDVRRERIPYYEAISSELYERGYTDGAFLVLDLIEFEDRNVWPTSEPAVERRRLRNSRKLLDYLLSSLARAQQYKSEGQYERETEELYGVARKFERDAEKRWLARQFYLIALERSGDVPSPVRPKLQAKLRYYYAKLLLQLKKAVQAMQQLEDAEKALTLAHSKGYPVRQTLQENRAERLEVAINTVLFEVQRQMAKDCRRSPLWMQGQYVRGAHQAALKTQKASLMAESFIEYGDFLATEAHDYPGALTLYKTATQQAELDGSKPDLLCKARIALAFTYHRLRDPAKCEELLQLVDRLTLSEPLTLCRASYLFTAASIELEEQAKPEEEAPERTKLAASKQGPLAKLHQSANIYRHFRQQDKMMEAVCLEGLTRAAPPFGAFVKLMSTAISTSDAALYRMIDWFDEARPPTPSPAGGQ